From Leptospira bouyouniensis, the proteins below share one genomic window:
- a CDS encoding TrmH family RNA methyltransferase yields the protein MQKILSPHDERLRDYHLLKSKESPSEYFIADHEKTAVRLLKSDIEVKSVFCTEKYWLKHKDLIDKKLIDPNHCFVADKSIFEETIGFHVHQGFMAVGKQRWVEVKDLQFPILIINSIVDSENIGSILRNAAAFGIQSILFDSQSASPYLRRSVRVSMGAIFQLQLAKVTNLSTALIGFKENGGNLISLALPKEDPQLVSKTKMIQALGKPNNLVLIIGNEANGIEDHILETSDLIGYIPMQNKIDSLNVSHALAVALSHLL from the coding sequence ATGCAAAAAATCCTTTCCCCACATGACGAGAGACTGAGAGATTACCACCTTCTTAAATCGAAAGAATCACCTTCGGAATATTTCATTGCCGATCATGAGAAAACGGCAGTCCGTTTGTTAAAGTCAGATATTGAAGTAAAATCAGTATTTTGCACAGAAAAATATTGGCTTAAACATAAAGACCTCATCGATAAAAAGTTAATTGATCCTAATCATTGTTTTGTGGCGGATAAATCAATCTTTGAAGAAACGATTGGATTTCATGTCCACCAAGGATTTATGGCGGTAGGCAAACAAAGGTGGGTAGAGGTTAAGGATTTACAATTTCCCATTCTCATCATCAATTCGATAGTAGATAGCGAGAATATCGGCTCCATTCTACGCAATGCGGCTGCCTTTGGCATTCAGTCCATCCTCTTTGATTCCCAATCAGCATCACCCTATCTCCGGAGATCCGTGAGAGTTTCCATGGGTGCCATTTTCCAATTGCAGTTAGCCAAAGTGACAAATCTTTCCACAGCGTTAATAGGATTCAAAGAAAATGGAGGAAACCTGATATCACTAGCACTTCCGAAAGAAGACCCTCAATTGGTATCTAAAACCAAAATGATCCAAGCCCTCGGAAAACCAAACAACCTGGTCCTCATCATAGGAAATGAGGCCAATGGGATTGAAGATCATATTTTGGAAACATCGGATTTGATTGGTTATATTCCCATGC
- a CDS encoding PIN domain-containing protein — translation MIYYIETSIILSIILGDHFNDKAVKIWNAPSEKVSSILTLIEATLVLRRFFKNNKKNLSAQWLSKHEKLLKEFLSECSLMKIDENIQSIIELKKEIADCRSLDGIHVATAIFLKDVMHSSNFAFHSFDTRVNEVAAKFGLRPDIA, via the coding sequence ATGATCTATTATATTGAAACTAGCATTATACTTTCTATCATTCTAGGGGATCATTTTAACGATAAAGCAGTAAAAATTTGGAATGCACCTAGCGAAAAAGTGAGTTCTATCCTTACCCTAATAGAAGCGACGCTCGTTTTAAGAAGATTCTTTAAAAATAACAAAAAGAACCTTTCTGCGCAATGGCTTTCAAAGCATGAAAAACTTCTAAAAGAATTTCTTTCTGAATGTTCCCTAATGAAAATTGACGAGAATATTCAATCTATAATAGAATTAAAGAAGGAAATTGCAGATTGTAGGTCTTTAGATGGAATTCATGTTGCAACTGCAATTTTCTTAAAAGATGTTATGCATTCATCAAACTTTGCATTTCATAGTTTTGATACTAGAGTCAATGAAGTAGCTGCAAAATTCGGATTAAGACCAGACATCGCATAA
- a CDS encoding type II toxin-antitoxin system Phd/YefM family antitoxin: MILVGIRELKSHLSQYIELVKNGENVLITEHNRVVAELKYPGKENSDNNVQKILNQLASEGKLIPAKRKSTQISKIQKQNLNYKKQVDWWTLYQDSKEDKF, encoded by the coding sequence ATGATATTGGTCGGAATACGCGAATTAAAATCTCATCTAAGCCAATATATCGAATTAGTTAAAAATGGTGAAAATGTGCTAATTACAGAGCACAACAGAGTTGTTGCTGAACTCAAATATCCGGGAAAAGAAAACTCCGACAATAATGTACAAAAAATTCTGAATCAACTTGCAAGCGAAGGAAAATTAATTCCTGCTAAACGAAAATCCACACAAATTAGTAAAATTCAAAAACAAAACCTAAATTATAAAAAACAAGTTGATTGGTGGACCTTATACCAAGATTCAAAAGAAGATAAGTTTTAA